actccttcatttctctcttttcttcccTTCCACCTGCTTCACCCCTTAATAGGCGCAAGCATCTCACTCTATCCTTCTTTTATCCCCTTCACTCCCCTCGCAAGTATCCATGTATCCTTCTCCTCTCTGCATTTTCTATCTCTCATTTCAATCCTCTTTCTCCACCCAGTTGTATTtatcttttcctctctttccCTCGAATAGCTTTGCTTTCCCTATTTCTCCCTTACagttctccctctctttcttcgtTCTACCTTCATCTCTCTcgttcctccccctcgtgttcgCCGTCGTCGACACCCTCTGCGCCCCAACGACAACAGCTTCCATCCTACTCCCTCTCCGTCTGCGGCACGACCCCCTGGCAAGGTGGCGGTCCAGCGCGCACGACCCATCAGCCGTACGGGATGCTGAGTCCGTGGAGTAGTAGATTCAGTCGTACGCCTGGCTCCCTTCTGTCGCCGCAGCCGCCGCTCTACGTCGCGTACGCGTCCACTCCGCGCGTACATACGTTCCTCCGGACAAAAGTGTCCGCGTGTCGCCGTTGTCAGCCAATTCCCCGCAACCAATCCATCACGGGCCTTCGCGTCTCCTCTTGTCCGGTCCACCGTCACCTCGAGACTTCTCGCTGTATCCGGTCGCTGAACGTCTCGTCGTCGTTCGAGAACGCAAAAACAGACGACGATCATCGTCAGATCGGGGCTTGTTTCGATTTCCCAGCCGGAAATCGAAGCCAGGCAGGCATGGGAATTCTCACGTGAGAGGCGTGTTCCAGGGGTAAGTCGCCATTCCTTTTCGCTGCTTCCGTCTGGTGGTAACCGTTCTTTTCTACTTTGGTTTCTTGAGATCCATTGCGCTACTTTTTCCCTCCTCCGTTTCAAGGGAAATTAGGCGCGGTTGGGATCATTGATTTTTGGGGAAAGGAAAGGTCCGGTGGATGACGCAGGGGGTTAAGATGCGTGGGGTTCGCTGAAGAAACGCATTTCGGCTGTTCTTGCGCGAGTGCGACAGGGAACGAGTTTCGAAAGTATCGGGGATGCCTGAGCCGTGGATGTATGTACAGGGTGATTCAGCAATGTCCTCGTGGGGTTAAGTAATCCTCGTATTGTGTTGGGCTCGTGTCGAGATCTTCGAAGGAAATCTATCAGGATTAACGTAAATGAAAGTAGAGATTTATGGATATAATGTAAAATGTATTCAGAGGAGATGCtcaaaaaattgaataattgttAGGATATATTTACCTCCTTTAATAAAAGCTGTATGTGTTTATGGAGCCTTAGGTAGATTTCCTTTAACAGTACTGTAGACATAAAAAGtagtttaagaagcttcagatcgACTTAGAGGAACGATTTATCAGGATGTTCGTATATTTCTCGTTTGACACTTTCATTGGAGCAAGTTAAAGAGTTGAATAGTTCTCTTTGGCGAAACAAACAACGGAGCAAATCAACAGCTTCGCCTTTTGTTACGTCGCTTTGATGAAGAGTGCCATAATCGTCCTTTGTTATTGTCCTACCCTTTCATGTTCGGAACCAGCCATTGTGATGGAAACATATTAGAATTCGTCCAATAGAATGGGATGGAATTTAAGGCGTAATTACGCTCATTGAATTAGTGAAGAAAAAATACGTATGAAACGAAATTAGAAAAGTATGTCTCCTTAATATTTCTCTCATAAGAATTAAGTTGAATTAATTAAACAAAAGAACGAGTTAAAATAGTCTCCTATCGGAACTCCTCGGCCATAAAATCTGCTTCACTAAATAACCAGGCAATTAAGTAAATCAATGACTCAAGACGCATTTTGTGCCACGATACGATAAACAATTCCTCCCTTCCTGTTCCTCTTTATTCCCTCGTTTGAACGACGGCCATAATTGAGGATATCCTGTGGTGAAAATGTTAAAACGATCGGGGCCAGCCTATCGAGAAAATTTCTTCGCCGAACAGAGGAACAAACCAAACAACTTCTTAAACTCGTTTCCCCGCTGAGGTCTCTTCGAGCCATTTAACCCTCGACTCCCGCGTTTTCttccttcctcttctttttccaAGCTttcccccttttttatatacatttattttcttcctcctctttccACCGTCTTCTTTTTCCTTGTTTTTCAATCTCTTTAGGAACGATTCGCGGTCTACAGGGTCCCTGAAACGTCCTTTCATCCGTTCCAATTCACCCGGTGCACTTTTCTACAAATTTATAACGAGCAGCGCGCGCTATTTATTCTTGTTTCGGCCCAGCAACCGTTTCTGCTCGTTAAtttctctctcctctttttttcttcgctCGCTCGCTTCGTCCCGTACCAACCAGCACTCTTTTCGTTACACTTAATTAGTAAGCAATTTCAGTAACGAATCAGTCTTTGTGGCGACGAAACAATTACCAGCGTTCGCGCGATATTACGCGTTTCATCTCGCGTCCTCGTCTGTCGTTTCTACTTCGCGTCTTCCTCTACTTTTCTTTCCTCCTCGATTTTTTCGACACTTTGTTCGTTCACTGCATTCTGCTTTGAGCTGCTGTTCCGTGCAAGCTTTTGCTGCGACCTGGAATGCAAACGTCGCCTCTGTTAGTTAAATCTGATTCTGTTTGGCAATTCTTTTTAACTAGTTTGTTTAACAGCGACGGACTGAGAAAAATTGTGCACGCTCCCCAATTGGTCGATGCGTAAATTTATCGATTCCTGGTTTTAGGTATTTGCCCAGCTTAATGCGATGATCCTGATTGGCCACAGCTTGCAAACATCGGATGTGCTCGTTTTAATTGGTTCCACTGATGAATAAAACGGGAAGGGTGGAACTGTAAAATAGATGACGAAGATAAATAACAGAAAAACATGTGGTTAATTTGATTAATTAAATGAAGTTGGTTAACTTTAGTTTTACTAAAGTACagctttcaaagagaaaaaaaatgcaaataatTTTCCTGACACGTTTCGTTAATTTCACTTGCAGTCCTTGGAGTCTTCAAATATTTTGTAATTATAAAATGTTCGTAATTACGAAAATTTCTTCAGGGCTGGAACGAAAATGAGGAGCTTTTTCCCGTCCTTCGGGTGAAAAGGGCGTGCATTTTCTTTCATGGGAAAAACCACGATGTCAGGAATTAATGAATTCGCTGCGAAGCCATCGTGAAACCGCGAAGATGGGTTCTGAACGCTTTTAAGTATCTTTTTATGATTTCCACGAGAAAAGTCGCAGAAAAACCTCGAATATATGTTTCTATTCGAACGATGGATCTTGTGAAACATGATTGTAAAGTTGAGCTAATATTTCTTGTGATCCTACAACAAATACCATATATGATACGAATATATGATACGAAATAGAAGatcaataattaaaaaaaatctatCCAGAAGGTCAACTAATGAAACTCATAAAAAAAGTAATAAAACCCTATTACCCTAATGGAATGATAATTCCCTAACATCATGTTCAAACTTATAAAAGTAACACTCTTGCAATCTTTTCGTCACATTTTCTTCCCCTTCGAAGCTACTAACAGGCACTTGACCCAACAACGCAGCGAATACTCCTCCTCTTAATAAGGTTGACACGATGAGGCTATAGGGAACAAAATAAGTGTAAAAAATAAGCAGGAGATTAAAATACAGTGAACAAAATTtgtttatattaaaaaaatactTTCTTCTCACAAAGCATCGAATCGCTCGTATACCAAAAATTAGATAATTTAGTGTACGAACAAACGAAcaactacttacatacttcacaTTTTTCTGCCCAAGTTTTAAAAACCTCGCAACAAAATGTATTAGAAAACATTATAAAGTCTAACAAAACAGCGAAGATTAAAAAATTCAATTGAAGACCAATTGACACGCTTTCCGAAAGAGTTCCCCTTCGTATTTGAACGATCGAACAATATCGCTCAAAGAGTGCTCCGGAAACAGGACCAGAAACTCGAACTGAAACGTGTACTTTTGCATCCCAGCAATACTTTGCTGTTCAACCGAGGCGTACTTTTATTTTTTCAGGTGGCCGATGAGAGGGAGAGAAGAGACGAGGCGAGGGGaaacaagagagagagaaagagagaaagagaagaagagagaaaccGAGGGGCGGCTCGCGAACGAAATTAATAATGCCGCGCGAGTGGAGCGCGGAGGATCGGCTGAACTTTACGTGAGTAAAGCGGCGAGCCAGGTCATGACCCGACGACCCATCCGTGTCCGATATCTGGGCCACACTTGAATTTTAATCCACGCTGCAATTGCCGCCGCGGTCGATTAGCTCTTCCACCGTTTGCCCGACGAGTTTACCGAGCTTTAACTTTTGCTTCGAGCCTGGCCCGCCCGTCTGCCTGCCCCTGGCTGGCTGCTTAACGCTGAAAACGATAGCAACGGTGTCCGAATTTTATTGGATAGCACGGCTCGCGATCAATACGAGGAACGTAGCTTGTTGGGAACACCGAAGATTGGATGGAATGAAAATAGCAAGGGAATTTGGGTCTCGGGTGTTGGTTTTCATTTTTGGAATTGAAATAGCTAACTTGGTGTTGAACAGGgagaaggaagaagaaaaaggaattTAAAGAGCACCTGATGTGCATTAATGTTCCAATATGATGGGGTAGCTTGGTATTTGTTTTTGGTTTTCGAGTGTGTTAAGTTAATTAAAGAGGGTGCAAAATGATTGACAGCAAAAACAGTCTTGAATTGCGTGAAGTCGAATATGGCTGTACATATTAATTCTACACCAGAATTAATTTTCTTATTTATTCGAACGGAAGTAATTATTCTATCACGGCGAAAAACATTGAGAAATACCTTCGGCATTATTCCTTAATTTCCCAGCTGGCAAGTCGAACACTAAGCGAGTTTTTGTCATTAATCTTCATTCAGTTCGCTTGGAAATAGGTGCCGATGGGTATCAAGGTCT
The sequence above is a segment of the Xylocopa sonorina isolate GNS202 chromosome 7, iyXylSono1_principal, whole genome shotgun sequence genome. Coding sequences within it:
- the LOC143425712 gene encoding uncharacterized protein LOC143425712, giving the protein MYPSPLCIFYLSFQSSFSTQFSPSLSSFYLHLSRSSPSCSPSSTPSAPQRQQLPSYSLSVCGTTPWQGGGPARTTHQPYGMLSPWSSRFSRTPGSLLSPQPPLYVAYASTPRVHTFLRTKVSACRRCQPIPRNQSITGLRVSSCPVHRHLETSRCIRSLNVSSSFENAKTDDDHRQIGACFDFPAGNRSQAGMGILT